A section of the Babylonia areolata isolate BAREFJ2019XMU chromosome 1, ASM4173473v1, whole genome shotgun sequence genome encodes:
- the LOC143292422 gene encoding uncharacterized protein LOC143292422 encodes MSSWVATVFISFGKALLISLSILIGSCCVRFLYRLWIRRMGCYDRSEDTMSESYKYEMELQTDTDMNHHHNTPCHRPAQDAMSEIELPPSPGANTSCPPYNTNALQQQPDCKAPCDDFSDNFSGMWRHDPTSEAGEMTDADLTSVAAETTTMCSVLTATEDPMILRPESPPAVLPPERRSSCSLPRLQSPPSPPRLHGRSPPISEMQSAPLPDLPGPQSPPPEFQEYQCYMEPPLSRRTTPTRQQQRDRGTELFLSQYYKSLEQETGPPNTSPPPPQ; translated from the exons TTCTTGGGTGGCCACTGTCTTCATCTCCTTTGGCAAAGCGCTTCTGATCAGCCTTAGCATCCTGATTGGCTCCTGCTGCGTCCGCTTCCTCTACCGCCTGTGGATCCGGAGGATGGGCTGCTACGACAGATCAG AGGACACCATGTCGGAGAGCTACAAGTACGAGATGGAGCTCCAGACGGACACGGAcatgaaccaccaccacaacacgccaTGCCACAGGCCTGCGCAGGACGCCATGTCCGAGATAGAGTTGCCTCCCTCTCCTGGAGCCAACACGAGTTGTCCCCCGTACAACACAAACGCGTTGCAGCAGCAGCCGGACTGCAAGGCGCCGTGTGATGACTTCTCCGATAACTTCAGCGGGATGTGGCGGCACG ACCCCACGTCGGAGGCCGGAGAGATGACGGACGCGGACCTGACGTCCGTGGCGGCGGAGACCACCACCATGTGCAGCGTGCTGACCGCCACCGAGGACCCCATGATCCTCCGCCCAGAGTCCCCTCCGGCGGTGCTGCCCCCGGAGCGACGCTCCTCTTGCTCTCTGCCCAGGCTCCAGTCCCCGCCCTCCCCGCCGAGACTGCACGGCCGCTCGCCCCCCATCTCGGAGATGCAGTCGGCTCCCTTGCCGGACCTCCCGGGCCCGCAGTCGCCGCCGCCGGAGTTTCAGGAGTATCAGTGCTACATGGAGCCGCCCTTGTCGCGACGCACCACGCCCACCAGGCAACAGCAGCGAGACCGCGGAACGGAGCTGTTCTTGTCTCAGTATTACAAGAGTTTGGAACAGGAGACTGGTCCGCCCAACACGTCTCCGCCCCCGCCTCAGTGA